DNA from Methanofastidiosum sp.:
AATACTAATACACACGTCGCATTGGATATTATCATTCAAAATAAGTATATTAAGGACGATAACGGACTGCTGGACCTTTTTAATAAGACGGGATATGATAGAAGTCTGCAAGGAATAAAACAAATGATTTATGAGCTCACTCGATGCGGTCTTATCACAAGAAATAATTTCAATGATCTAAGGCCAACTGAAAATGCATTAACTATACCTAAAATCTCAGATAAAAAAAATCAGCCAGATGAATCTGCAATAGAGCAATGTTTAAAGTTAATAGATTACTTAGAGAATAATGAACTTTTTATTAAGAATACCATCATAGCCTTTTCTAAAAATCTAAAGAACAACAGAGAAATATTAGACTACTTACTAGCTTTAGATGTTAACTTTAAATCTGATGATCATTCCCACATCCCTGCAATGAAGAATTTTTTAGTATATCTTGGAATCTTAAATGAAACTGGAGATTTTACAAATCTGGGTTCTAAAATTCTTAACAATTTGTTAGTTAGTTATTGGCAAATTGCACCTGGAGAAAATGCAAGACTTTGGCCTGGGATGAAAAGTGGAGAATATGTGGCAGTGGGCTGGAAAAATACCCCTAATCTTTCTAATGTCAAATCCAAAGAAGAGTTATTTCAAATCCTAAAAAATTACAATTTTGGAGATAGTCTTCAGGAGACACAAACAAGTAAATTATGGCAGTTTTTAAAAGAAATTAAAGTAGGTGACAAATTAGTCATCAATAAAGGGAAAAGCAAAATTATTGGAATTGGAGAAGTAATTGGAGATTACTATTTTGAACAAGCGGCAAGTGAATACAAACATAGAAAGAAAGTAAGATTTACCTGGACTGGAGAAGTTGATGTCCCTTTTCAAGGGAAATTCGGAACTACTTTAGTAGAACTATCTAAAGAGGAATATGATAAACTAACTAGTTACACATTTGATAAGAATTTAGGAGTTACGGGAGTTGTCCAATTACTCCAGTCAAAGAAGCAAATCATCCTGTATGGCCCGCCCGGTACTGGTAAGACCTACAAGGCTAGGGAGTATGCAATTGAATTTATATCAAAAAATACGTGAAATAATTTTATGTGTTAAATATGTTAAGAGTAGGGTATAATATGAACATTAATAATATTATTGAAAAAGCCAAGGATTTTGAAAAGAACCCCCCGCCTTTCTATAATCCTAATAAGGCTAAAAATGGAATTGAAGAGTTTACTGCTAAGTTTAATTATGAAAAAATAAAAAATCTTACCTTAGAAGAATATGTTCTCGGAAATAAAAATAAGGATACATTTTCATATTTACTTGAATTCAAAGAACTTCCTGGTGTCAGTATCAAAGGTAATATAGCTTCAAAATTTTATATCTATACTAATGACAAACTATTTCCAAAGCAAATGTATATGGTTGGCAAAAAATTAAATGTTGACTATAATCAGGCGAAATTAGAATTCAATAAAGTTAGGGATTCACTAGTAAAAATATTGGATTACTCAAAACAAGACAATTTTATCGCTATCGATGAACTTGAAATCCTATCTTCAATAGTAAAATCTAAAATTATTTTTATGTACAACTCTGAAAAGATAACTACCACAATGTCACCTAAAAGAGTTAAAAAAGCCTGTGAATTTTTTGATTTTGAATTTGATCCAAATCATCCAATAAATTCAAATCATAGATTAGTAAATAAAATAAAAAGTATAGAATTTTTTAGTTCATGGAGTAGCTATAAGATAGGTTCATTTCTAAATCATCTGATTAATACAATAGGGCTTGAAGGCCCGACCAATAATTTTTGGGAACTATTAGAAAAGAAAAAACAAATTATTTTATATGGTCCACCCGGTACAGGTAAAACTTATTTTGCAAGAGAATATGCACTTAATTTTATTGAAAGAGGTGATAACAGTGAGTGATAATGTAAATGGAAAATTTGATGAATATATGAAAAATGGGCAGATTGAATTTATTACATTTCATCCCTCATACTCATATGAAGAGTTTATGGAGGGAATAACTGCCCATACAGAAAAAGAGGGCGTTCCAACAGAAAAAATACAATACAAACTGAAAGCAGGTATTTTCAAAGAAATGTGTAAAAGAGCTTTGGCTAGCGCCATAGGATATGATCTAAAAATAAATTCTACATGGAATGAAGTATTTGGCGATTATCAAACAAAAATTGAATCTGGCAAAGAAATAGACTTTGAAAATGCGAAAAAATATCTTCTTATTATAGATGAAATAAATAGGGGAGACATATCCAAAATTTTTGGTGAATTAATAACTCTTTTAGAAAGTGACAAAAGACTTGGATCAGATAATACCCTTGTTGTTAAACTGCCTTATTCAAATGATCTATTTGGAGTTCCACCAAATCTATACATAATTGGAACGATGAATACTGCGGATAGAAGTATTGCTCTAATTGATGTTGCCCTTAGGAGAAGATTTGGATTTAAGGAATTAATGCCTGACTTTGAATTAGTTACAAAATATGTGGAAGAAAAAAAAGATGAATTTGAGGATGGAGTTTATGATTTAGTTACTGATTCTATAGCATGTGTAAAAATAATCAACAAAAGAATATGTGAAGAAAGAACTGTTGGCAGAGATAAACAAATAGGGCATTCTTATTTTTTCACAATTAAGGAAACAAATGATATAATTAGAGTATGGCAAAATGAAATACTCCCACTTCTAGAAGAGTACTGCTATGGAAACTATGAGAAGATAAGCGATCTATTGCTCAGAGAAGAATCCAATAATTGGATCAATAAAGTCGATGGAATAAAAGAGTTTTCTTCTAGCGAAGATCTAAAGAGTTTCTTGAAGGAGATTATAGAATCTGGTAAAAATGAGTGACGAAATAGTTACAATTGAAGAGTATAGGCAAAAAGAAATAGAAAACTTTGATGTGTCTAGAGACTGGGACTACTTAGAAAGCGATTTCTTCAAATATAAAAATAAATTGCCATATGATTTATTTTTTAATAAAGAAAAAAAAGTTTGCATTAAGAATACCTCTTATTCTGGCATAATCCAACTTCAAAACGTCAGACTCCACTTTTCTACAAAAGTAAAAACAAATCTTTTTTACATGCTGAGCTTCTTAAAATCTGAAGAAGAACTACTAATGGATCCTGAGATATCTATCGAAATAAAAGAAGGGGTAAATTTCTTTGATATTATCGGAAGACTTTTTTTAAATGAATTAGAAGCGATAGTAGAAAAAGGCCTTCTAAAAAGTTATGTTGAAAAACACGAAAATC
Protein-coding regions in this window:
- a CDS encoding EVE domain-containing protein, producing the protein NTNTHVALDIIIQNKYIKDDNGLLDLFNKTGYDRSLQGIKQMIYELTRCGLITRNNFNDLRPTENALTIPKISDKKNQPDESAIEQCLKLIDYLENNELFIKNTIIAFSKNLKNNREILDYLLALDVNFKSDDHSHIPAMKNFLVYLGILNETGDFTNLGSKILNNLLVSYWQIAPGENARLWPGMKSGEYVAVGWKNTPNLSNVKSKEELFQILKNYNFGDSLQETQTSKLWQFLKEIKVGDKLVINKGKSKIIGIGEVIGDYYFEQAASEYKHRKKVRFTWTGEVDVPFQGKFGTTLVELSKEEYDKLTSYTFDKNLGVTGVVQLLQSKKQIILYGPPGTGKTYKAREYAIEFISKNT
- a CDS encoding AAA domain-containing protein — protein: MKNGQIEFITFHPSYSYEEFMEGITAHTEKEGVPTEKIQYKLKAGIFKEMCKRALASAIGYDLKINSTWNEVFGDYQTKIESGKEIDFENAKKYLLIIDEINRGDISKIFGELITLLESDKRLGSDNTLVVKLPYSNDLFGVPPNLYIIGTMNTADRSIALIDVALRRRFGFKELMPDFELVTKYVEEKKDEFEDGVYDLVTDSIACVKIINKRICEERTVGRDKQIGHSYFFTIKETNDIIRVWQNEILPLLEEYCYGNYEKISDLLLREESNNWINKVDGIKEFSSSEDLKSFLKEIIESGKNE